The Miscanthus floridulus cultivar M001 chromosome 7, ASM1932011v1, whole genome shotgun sequence genome includes a region encoding these proteins:
- the LOC136466458 gene encoding kinesin-like protein KIN-6 isoform X2, with product MEATSSPHPPTTVRRNPPRRARPPPTPLTGAKPKPSSLSRLLEDEAASAASVPRPPQEDRLKVFLRIRPLTDHRDRSRPVPAAKEPRRKPKQGGPGPGPGPGEVCLAPTGPNSVALTVPRSKLVDAKRGRTEVFDGFSAVFPSNSTQHDIFAQVMNPLVDDFLGGKSGLLVAMGPTGSGKTHTIFGNPRNPGILPLTLRRIFDAQGENKVARKPARSFFLSVFEILSEGKGERILDLLSDAVECVLQQSVIKGLQEAALSNPADAESLVSRGMLKRSTAATNANSNSSRSQCIITIRADSEHPLSSAVLTIAVLAGAERERRTGNRGSRLLESNFINNTSMVFSLCLRSLLEHQKNQKKPLEKHFKNSMLTRYLRDYLEGRKKMTLILNVKPGDDDYLDTSFLLRQASPYMKIKYTSLEDSSDLASQKRINVSLICQENKKKRKVQKPEVLVVEGKENVDTDDISKVSEKDGAQHVSLNSETPRVSRSEAIMTNFARALLTVLRQYKHKLLESENAAESMKELIRDKDIQIRDKDIQIMELKKELEAVKYCSCKSSPITEDDSVNHDDSASSGQAAQSLVSVSNQPDLGSYDASEDNLHVEAQELTCCGPQNSSAPCILKGESDSCDASSVSLIDEQVCSRDFKVELQVFRKELDRSESFTVSIPAHTGGAMPASSYSNQSLTEDDALLCLNTEKTRLSPQCTTSSKTATIGQSEEETEELSKDKDIQHINIREEKHPESRSSSQQVIFDTEGTSSSESSPQCTTSSKTATIGQSEEETEELSKDKDIQHINIREKHPESRSSSQQVIFDTEGTSSSESSLIGTVASEMKLEELNQKSERCEPAIEKATVELEHGIDCGQAPDQKCDHAPVKAAKAPSKCREADETADTNKEAFGSRPGSMKKTRRRLQPAAAMLLREFTGADIDADNKMEERCRSSSRCRVPTGRSDALVQLLMKGRPGGPVRRA from the exons ATGGAGGCCACCTCCTCGCCTCATCCTCCCACCACCGTCCGCCGGAACCCACCCCGCCGCGCGAGGCCTCCCCCGACCCCGCTCACCGGCGCCAAACCCaaaccctcctccctctcccgccTGCTCGAGGATGAAGCAGCGTCCGCCGCCTCCGTTCCCCGCCCGCCGCAGGAGGACCGCCTCAAGGTCTTCCTCCGCATCCGCCCACTCACGGACCACCGCGATCGAAGCCGCCCAGTGCCCGCTGCCAAGGAGCCGCGCCGGAAGCCCAAGCAGGGCGGACCCGGACCCGGACCCGGGCCCGGGGAGGTCTGCCTCGCGCCCACCGGACCCAACTCTGTCGCACTAACTGTCCCACGGTCGAAGCTCGTCGACGCCAAGCGAGGTCGGACCGAGGTCTTCGATGGCTTCTCCGCCGTTTTTCCGTCCAACTCCACCCAG CATGATATCTTCGCGCAAGTCATGAACCCTCTGGTGGATGACTTCCTGGGCGGAAAGAGCGGCCTTCTGGTTGCAATGGGCCCCACAGGCTCTGGAAAGACGCACACCATCTTTGGTAACCCAAGGAATCCTGGTATACTGCCCCTCACGCTGAGGAGAATCTTCGACGCACAAGGCGAAAACAAGGTTGCCAGGAAACCAGCAAG GTCATTTTTCCTATCAGTGTTTGAGATACTTTCTGAGGGAAAAGGGGAACGCATTCTTGACTTACTGTCTGATGCTGTGGAGTGTGTTCTTCAGCAGTCAGTGATTAAAGGTCTTCAAGAG GCTGCCCTTTCAAATCCTGCAGATGCGGAGAGCTTGGTTTCACGTGGTATGCTAAAGCGCAGCACGGCTGCAACAAATGCTAACAGCAACTCAAG TCGATCTCAGTGCATCATCACGATACGCGCAGACAGTGAACATCCACTTAGTAGTGCTGTTCTGACCATAGCAGTCCTTGCTGGTGCAGAGCGGGAAAGGAGAACCGGAAATCGA GGTTCAAGACTGTTAGAaagcaacttcatcaacaacacatCCATGGTTTTCAGTCTCTGTTTGAGG TCTCTGTTAGAACATCAGAAAAACCAGAAGAAGCCCTTGGAAAAGCATTTCAAGAATTCCATG TTGACAAGGTACTTAAGAGACTACCTAGAAGGAAGGAAGAAAATGACTCTG ATCTTGAATGTGAAACCAGGGGATGATGATTATTTGGATACATCATTTTTGCTTAGACAAGCATCTCCTTACATGAAAATAAA GTACACTAGCCTTGAGGACTCTTCTGACTTGGCTTCCCAAAAGAGAATCAACGTTTCCTTGATTTGCCAAGAGAACAAGAAAAAAAGGAAGGTTCAGAAGCCTGAAGTCCTTGTG GTTGAAGGAAAGGAAAATGTTGATACAGATGATATTTCTAAAGTTTCTGAAAAAG ATGGTGCACAGCATGTGTCTCTCAACTCAGAGACGCCAAGAGTATCCAGAAGCGAAGCAATAATGACAAACTTTGCCAGGGCTTTATTGACTGTATTAAGACAGTATAAGCACAAACTTTTG GAGTCCGAGAATGCTGCTGAAAGCATGAAAGAATTGATTAGAGATAAAGATATCCAAATTAGAGATAAAGATATTCAAATTATGGAGTTGAAAAAGGAGCTGGAGGCTGTAAAGTATTGTTCATGCAAGAGCTCTCCAATAACTGAAGATGACTCTGTTAACCATGATGATTCTGCATCATCTGGTCAAGCTGCTCAGAGTTTGGTTTCTGTATCAAATCAACCTGACCTGGGATCTTATGATGCTTCAGAAGATAATTTGCAT GTCGAAGCACAAGAATTGACATGCTGTGGTCCTCAAAATTCTTCAGCTCCTTGTATCCTGAAAG GGGAATCTGACAGTTGTGATGCTTCGTCTGTTTCTTTGATAGATGAACAAGTGTGCTCCAGAGATTTTAAG GTAGAGTTACAAGTGTTTCGTAAGGAATTGGATAGATCTGAAAGTTTTACTGTGTCAATACCTGCACACACTGGTGGTGCAATGCCTGCATCTAGCTATTCAAATCAAAGCTTGACAG AAGATGATGCACTTCTGTGCCTGAACACTGAAAAAACCAGGCTATCTCCACAGTGCACTACTAGTAGCAAGACAGCTACCATAGGGCAAAGTGAAGAAGAAACGGAAGAGTTGAGCAAGGATAAGGATATTCAACATATTAATATAAGAG AAGAGAAGCATCCTGAATCTCGGAGCTCTTCACAGCAAGTGATCTTTGACACAGAAGGCACCAGCTCCAGTGAGTCATCTCCACAGTGTACTACTAGTAGCAAGACAGCTACCATAGGGCAAAGTGAAGAAGAAACGGAAGAGTTGAGCAAGGATAAGGATATTCAACATATTAATATAAGAG AGAAGCATCCTGAATCTCGGAGCTCTTCACAGCAAGTGATCTTTGACACAGAAGGTACCAGCTCCAGTGAGTCATCCTTGATTGGAACG GTTGCTTCTGAAATGAAGCTTGAGGAACTGAACCAGAAATCTGAAAGATGTGAACCCGCTATAGAAAAGGCTACCGTGGAACTGGAGCATGGTATAGACTGTGGTCAAGCTCCAGACCAAAAGTGTGATCATGCCCCAGTGAAAGCTGCAAAG GCTCCAAGCAAGTGCAGGGAGGCAGATGAAACTGCAGATACAAATAAGGAAGCTTTTGGGTCTAGGCCTGGCAGTATGAAGAAAACCAGGAG GAGGTTACAGCCAGCTGCCGCTATGTTGCTCAGGGAATTCACTGGCGCTGACATTGATGCGGATAACAAAATG GAAGAAAGATGCAGGTCATCATCCAGATGCAGGGTGCCAACCGGGAGATCAGATGCACTTGTGCAACTTCTAATGAAAGGCCGTCCAGGCGGTCCAGTCCGTAGAGCATAG
- the LOC136466458 gene encoding kinesin-like protein KIN-6 isoform X1 → MEATSSPHPPTTVRRNPPRRARPPPTPLTGAKPKPSSLSRLLEDEAASAASVPRPPQEDRLKVFLRIRPLTDHRDRSRPVPAAKEPRRKPKQGGPGPGPGPGEVCLAPTGPNSVALTVPRSKLVDAKRGRTEVFDGFSAVFPSNSTQHDIFAQVMNPLVDDFLGGKSGLLVAMGPTGSGKTHTIFGNPRNPGILPLTLRRIFDAQGENKVARKPARSFFLSVFEILSEGKGERILDLLSDAVECVLQQSVIKGLQEAALSNPADAESLVSRGMLKRSTAATNANSNSSRSQCIITIRADSEHPLSSAVLTIAVLAGAERERRTGNRGSRLLESNFINNTSMVFSLCLRSLLEHQKNQKKPLEKHFKNSMLTRYLRDYLEGRKKMTLILNVKPGDDDYLDTSFLLRQASPYMKIKYTSLEDSSDLASQKRINVSLICQENKKKRKVQKPEVLVVEGKENVDTDDISKVSEKDGAQHVSLNSETPRVSRSEAIMTNFARALLTVLRQYKHKLLESENAAESMKELIRDKDIQIRDKDIQIMELKKELEAVKYCSCKSSPITEDDSVNHDDSASSGQAAQSLVSVSNQPDLGSYDASEDNLHVEAQELTCCGPQNSSAPCILKGESDSCDASSVSLIDEQVCSRDFKVELQVFRKELDRSESFTVSIPAHTGGAMPASSYSNQSLTEDDALLCLNTEKTRLSPQCTTSSKTATIGQSEEETEELSKDKDIQHINIREEKHPESRSSSQQVIFDTEGTSSSESSPQCTTSSKTATIGQSEEETEELSKDKDIQHINIREEKHPESRSSSQQVIFDTEGTSSSESSLIGTVASEMKLEELNQKSERCEPAIEKATVELEHGIDCGQAPDQKCDHAPVKAAKAPSKCREADETADTNKEAFGSRPGSMKKTRRRLQPAAAMLLREFTGADIDADNKMEERCRSSSRCRVPTGRSDALVQLLMKGRPGGPVRRA, encoded by the exons ATGGAGGCCACCTCCTCGCCTCATCCTCCCACCACCGTCCGCCGGAACCCACCCCGCCGCGCGAGGCCTCCCCCGACCCCGCTCACCGGCGCCAAACCCaaaccctcctccctctcccgccTGCTCGAGGATGAAGCAGCGTCCGCCGCCTCCGTTCCCCGCCCGCCGCAGGAGGACCGCCTCAAGGTCTTCCTCCGCATCCGCCCACTCACGGACCACCGCGATCGAAGCCGCCCAGTGCCCGCTGCCAAGGAGCCGCGCCGGAAGCCCAAGCAGGGCGGACCCGGACCCGGACCCGGGCCCGGGGAGGTCTGCCTCGCGCCCACCGGACCCAACTCTGTCGCACTAACTGTCCCACGGTCGAAGCTCGTCGACGCCAAGCGAGGTCGGACCGAGGTCTTCGATGGCTTCTCCGCCGTTTTTCCGTCCAACTCCACCCAG CATGATATCTTCGCGCAAGTCATGAACCCTCTGGTGGATGACTTCCTGGGCGGAAAGAGCGGCCTTCTGGTTGCAATGGGCCCCACAGGCTCTGGAAAGACGCACACCATCTTTGGTAACCCAAGGAATCCTGGTATACTGCCCCTCACGCTGAGGAGAATCTTCGACGCACAAGGCGAAAACAAGGTTGCCAGGAAACCAGCAAG GTCATTTTTCCTATCAGTGTTTGAGATACTTTCTGAGGGAAAAGGGGAACGCATTCTTGACTTACTGTCTGATGCTGTGGAGTGTGTTCTTCAGCAGTCAGTGATTAAAGGTCTTCAAGAG GCTGCCCTTTCAAATCCTGCAGATGCGGAGAGCTTGGTTTCACGTGGTATGCTAAAGCGCAGCACGGCTGCAACAAATGCTAACAGCAACTCAAG TCGATCTCAGTGCATCATCACGATACGCGCAGACAGTGAACATCCACTTAGTAGTGCTGTTCTGACCATAGCAGTCCTTGCTGGTGCAGAGCGGGAAAGGAGAACCGGAAATCGA GGTTCAAGACTGTTAGAaagcaacttcatcaacaacacatCCATGGTTTTCAGTCTCTGTTTGAGG TCTCTGTTAGAACATCAGAAAAACCAGAAGAAGCCCTTGGAAAAGCATTTCAAGAATTCCATG TTGACAAGGTACTTAAGAGACTACCTAGAAGGAAGGAAGAAAATGACTCTG ATCTTGAATGTGAAACCAGGGGATGATGATTATTTGGATACATCATTTTTGCTTAGACAAGCATCTCCTTACATGAAAATAAA GTACACTAGCCTTGAGGACTCTTCTGACTTGGCTTCCCAAAAGAGAATCAACGTTTCCTTGATTTGCCAAGAGAACAAGAAAAAAAGGAAGGTTCAGAAGCCTGAAGTCCTTGTG GTTGAAGGAAAGGAAAATGTTGATACAGATGATATTTCTAAAGTTTCTGAAAAAG ATGGTGCACAGCATGTGTCTCTCAACTCAGAGACGCCAAGAGTATCCAGAAGCGAAGCAATAATGACAAACTTTGCCAGGGCTTTATTGACTGTATTAAGACAGTATAAGCACAAACTTTTG GAGTCCGAGAATGCTGCTGAAAGCATGAAAGAATTGATTAGAGATAAAGATATCCAAATTAGAGATAAAGATATTCAAATTATGGAGTTGAAAAAGGAGCTGGAGGCTGTAAAGTATTGTTCATGCAAGAGCTCTCCAATAACTGAAGATGACTCTGTTAACCATGATGATTCTGCATCATCTGGTCAAGCTGCTCAGAGTTTGGTTTCTGTATCAAATCAACCTGACCTGGGATCTTATGATGCTTCAGAAGATAATTTGCAT GTCGAAGCACAAGAATTGACATGCTGTGGTCCTCAAAATTCTTCAGCTCCTTGTATCCTGAAAG GGGAATCTGACAGTTGTGATGCTTCGTCTGTTTCTTTGATAGATGAACAAGTGTGCTCCAGAGATTTTAAG GTAGAGTTACAAGTGTTTCGTAAGGAATTGGATAGATCTGAAAGTTTTACTGTGTCAATACCTGCACACACTGGTGGTGCAATGCCTGCATCTAGCTATTCAAATCAAAGCTTGACAG AAGATGATGCACTTCTGTGCCTGAACACTGAAAAAACCAGGCTATCTCCACAGTGCACTACTAGTAGCAAGACAGCTACCATAGGGCAAAGTGAAGAAGAAACGGAAGAGTTGAGCAAGGATAAGGATATTCAACATATTAATATAAGAG AAGAGAAGCATCCTGAATCTCGGAGCTCTTCACAGCAAGTGATCTTTGACACAGAAGGCACCAGCTCCAGTGAGTCATCTCCACAGTGTACTACTAGTAGCAAGACAGCTACCATAGGGCAAAGTGAAGAAGAAACGGAAGAGTTGAGCAAGGATAAGGATATTCAACATATTAATATAAGAG AAGAGAAGCATCCTGAATCTCGGAGCTCTTCACAGCAAGTGATCTTTGACACAGAAGGTACCAGCTCCAGTGAGTCATCCTTGATTGGAACG GTTGCTTCTGAAATGAAGCTTGAGGAACTGAACCAGAAATCTGAAAGATGTGAACCCGCTATAGAAAAGGCTACCGTGGAACTGGAGCATGGTATAGACTGTGGTCAAGCTCCAGACCAAAAGTGTGATCATGCCCCAGTGAAAGCTGCAAAG GCTCCAAGCAAGTGCAGGGAGGCAGATGAAACTGCAGATACAAATAAGGAAGCTTTTGGGTCTAGGCCTGGCAGTATGAAGAAAACCAGGAG GAGGTTACAGCCAGCTGCCGCTATGTTGCTCAGGGAATTCACTGGCGCTGACATTGATGCGGATAACAAAATG GAAGAAAGATGCAGGTCATCATCCAGATGCAGGGTGCCAACCGGGAGATCAGATGCACTTGTGCAACTTCTAATGAAAGGCCGTCCAGGCGGTCCAGTCCGTAGAGCATAG
- the LOC136464972 gene encoding uncharacterized protein: MTKEPHQNQMVVISTRRLLILLVLLGFAAVAEATVPAASTVVAGMVFCDQCKDGAKGLFDYPLYGARVAIQCGGGDTPLTVRESNTNWFGGFSVRMEGSPDMNRCTARVVQGTGHCGGAATSPGAPRELTLAFRMLGLALYTVPPLLSQPEEAMDFCPGHDRSTRGGSRPPVAQAPVPASSSPLPPFWRRRPRLLPPVWRKPPTNWPQEQPHQPQPQVLPPPPPPPPTAPSQGSACTYDMWASPDHRCHWKVLTPNTTVAMAFGPLAAQRYGSELTLGEALEGRGDMYRTLLREATAALLNAYYNAPGGPFLYPTTASVMDHMNGALLSSGQRVLLEGARFRRANAGGGGPAGRTRLPCDFTPCGSCAPPPAD, encoded by the exons ATGACGAAGGAGCCGCATCAGAATCAGATGGTGGTCATCAGCACCCGCAGGCTACTCATCCTGCTGGTGCTGTTGGGATTCGCCGCGGTGGCGGAGGCGACGGTGCCGGCGGCCAGCACGGTGGTGGCCGGCATGGTGTTCTGCGACCAGTGCAAGGACGGCGCCAAGGGACTCTTCGACTACCCGCTCTACG GGGCGCGCGTGGCCATCCAGTGCGGCGGCGGCGACACCCCGCTGACGGTGCGGGAGAGCAACACCAACTGGTTCGGCGGCTTCTCCGTCCGCATGGAGGGATCCCCGGACATGAACCGCTGCACGGCGCGCGTCGTCCAGGGGACGGGACACTGCGGCGGCGCCGCGACGTCCCCCGGCGCGCCGCGCGAGCTCACGCTCGCCTTCCGCATGCTGGGCCTCGCGCTCTACACCGTGCCGCCGCTGCTCTCGCAGCCGGAGGAGGCCATGGACTTCTGCCCGGGACACGACAGGTCAACACGCGGCGGCAGCAGGCCACCCGTCGCCCAGGCGCCGGTGCCGGCTTCCTCTTCTCCGCTCCCGCCCTTCTGGCGCCGCAGGCCAAGGCTCCTGCCGCCCGTCTGGCGAAAACCGCCAACGAATTGGCCGCAGGAACAGCCCCACCAGCCACAGCCACAggtcctgccgccgccgcctcctcctcctccaacgGCACCATCGCAGGGCTCCGCCTGCACCTACGA CATGTGGGCGTCGCCGGACCACCGCTGCCACTGGAAGGTGCTGACCCCGAACACGACGGTGGCCATGGCGTTCGGGCCCCTGGCGGCGCAGCGGTACGGGTCGGAGCTGACTCTCGGGGAGGCGCTGGAGGGCCGCGGCGACATGTACCGGACGCTGCTCCGGGaggccacggcggcgctgctcaacGCCTACTACAACGCCCCCGGGGGTCCCTTCCTGTACCCGACCACGGCCAGCGTCATGGACCACATGAACGGCGCGCTCCTCAGCTCCGGCCAGAGGGTATTACTGGAGGGCGCGCGCTTCCGCAGGGCCAATGCCGGCGGTGGAGGACCAGCCGGACGGACAAGGCTGCCGTGCGACTTCACGCCCTGCGGCAGCTGTGCGCCTCCTCCCGCTGACTGA